The region ATCACCCCACCCTGGAAGAGAGTGGCGAGCGTCTCCACCTTGCCGTGCCCGTACGGGTGGCTCTCGTCCGCCGGGTCCATCGCCTTCCGGATCGACAGGAGGTTGACCGTGGACATGAAGATGTCCGCCACGTTGTCGAGGGCCGACGCGAGGACGCCGAGGGAGCCGGAGACGACCCCCACGGCGAACTTCAAGGAGCAGAGGGTGACGGCGCTCCCGAGGGAGAAACGGGCCGTCCTCAGGCGAAGCCGGCGGTTCTCCGGGGTACCGGCCGTGGTTTCCGGCATCGGTTCGTGCGTCCTTTCCCCGCGCGCGGCGGCGACCGGCGGGCGGATACGAGCGATTCGATACCGTTACCGGCGATTCTTCAAAGAATAGCACATCCTGCCGGGCCCGATCCCGCGCGTCGGCCGGGGCCTGCGCGACCCCATGGTATAATTCGCGGATGCTGAAGGTGACGGAAATCTTCGCCAGCGTCCAGGGGGAAACGTCGTATTCGGGGTACCCGTTCGCCTTCGTGCGGCTCACCGGGTGCAACCTCCGATGCCGGTACTGCGACACCACGTACGCCTACGACGCCGGGGAGGAGTTTTCGATCGAGGAGGTCGTCTCCCGGGTGACCGCCTTCGGGCTGACCCGCACGTGCGTCACGGGAGGGGAACCGCTGCTCCAGGAGAAGGCGTCCGCTCTCGTCGCGACGCTGCTCGACCGCGGGCAGGAGGTGCTCGTGGAGACGAACGGCACCCTTCCCCTTTCCGGCCTCGACCCGCGG is a window of Deltaproteobacteria bacterium CG2_30_66_27 DNA encoding:
- a CDS encoding 7-carboxy-7-deazaguanine synthase, encoding MLKVTEIFASVQGETSYSGYPFAFVRLTGCNLRCRYCDTTYAYDAGEEFSIEEVVSRVTAFGLTRTCVTGGEPLLQEKASALVATLLDRGQEVLVETNGTLPLSGLDPRAVKIMDVKCPSSGEDGKMLWENFLHLTERDEVKFVLSSEEDYRYAKDVAARYRRGKKWSVLLSPAFGLLAPERLAGWMIGDGLDARLQLQLHKLVWGPDRRGV